Sequence from the Penicillium oxalicum strain HP7-1 chromosome IV, whole genome shotgun sequence genome:
GCTGCCAAGCATCTCCTGATCCTTGCTCACACGAATACCCTTGCGCTTGACCACCTGGATATACTTGAGGCCACTAAGGACCTCGTGATTGACTTGAAAGACAACCTTGATGTGGAACTTGGCTCCTTCCTTGATGGTGAATGGCTTGTTCTTCAGACTGTTCACAGCGCCGGGAGAAGATAGGTCGACGACGACATCCTCGCGTCCGGCAGTAACCAGGGCGAGCGACTTGATCACGCACTTGGGATCATTGGGCTGGCCGATGGGCTCGCCAGAGTTCAGACCCAGGGAGGCCTTCCAGCGGTTCATcgcttcatcttctttgTCTAGATTGGAAAGCGGAAGAGTTCAGCGGGTCAGTCCAAGGAGGGGTGAACCTCAatgaaggagggggaaagaattCCGAGGATGTCAACAATCTCGACATTCGTAGCGATCAATGGGTGTATGGATCAATTTGATTGAACCACAAAAGAATATTCACACACTCACCAAGCTCCTGGTACTCCTGCAACGTCTTCTTCTCGCCAACCTTGAAGCCCTCGGTCTTCTGGGcggcgagatcatcatcgtGGTGGTCGGCCATTTTCTATAGTCGATGGAGGGGGCGGGGGTGGATGGGACCCAAACAATGGATGCGGAGACGGTTGAGTGAAGGGGGGTGGATGACTTTCTGCAGACCACAATTGTACAAATTGGACTGcaaaggagagggaggccTCGGACAggatgggagagaaaaagagataaTAGAATGGGGAGAATGAAAACAAAATAGGGGAGTCTTTCTCAGACAAGAGACATTGACTCCTGACTGTGCTTGGTGGGGTCGACGGAAAggcggtggaggtgatgtACAGGAAGCTGTCACGTATGAGAGTCATTTTGTACCACGACCCCAACACGGCCATCTAGGATCACTGAAatcccaaaaaggaaagaggggcGAGACTACAGAGATGATCGATCTTTGCATGTTTTTGATCCGTTCCTGGCTTTTTGAACAAGACAATTCCCGAGGGGCCTTAAGCACACCCGAAGCTAGCTAGCGCTGCCCCTGATGATGCGTAGAGCCACTGTATGTATGAGCCGAAATGCAAGGCACTGCGAGCTTATTCCTACATTGTCGCACAGCAGTAGAAGATTTTCCGTGGAGAGGTTTGTCTGGATTGTCCGCTCAATATTCAAAAGGATCTCTGTCgcacagcagcagcaggtcTATCTTGGAACACACGCGCACCAGTGGAGGTGTAGTGGATGTAGTACTTGCGCCTTATACAGATCAGTACTATCAGCGTCACTGAGACTTTCTCAAGGTAACCTAAATTTCGTGGTAGAGTACTATTCAAGTGTTTAGCGACCTATAACCATCACCGGCGATAATACATAGCAATTGAAGACCGGCACCTAGGGCTTCAAAATGTTTCCCATCCCCGTCTTAGGTACCTACTTCTACTAAGAGACCCGGTCCTCGATTGAACCTTATGCCGACCAGATTCTGGcccaaaaaaaccaagaCATTCTGGCCGTCGTAGATCAATAGAGAATCAATGATTGGGCTCAAGAGTTTTCAAGGTCAGAATTGGGCCACGCGTCCCCACAAGCGTGCAGAAGAGGGGCGACGGACGGCTGGTGCACGAGTGTGTACCCAAGGAGAATGACCATCTCAGGATTTCGAGGAGAGGTGGACGCGAAATTTGAACATTCCGATgccagagaagaaggaacATTATTGTGTGAGGAAAGCGTTCCGTCAACCAGTGGTCAGTCCACGCCTAGATCTCGTTCTGCAGTAAAACCCATCGCCTCCTTTGCGCAGATGGGAAGAGGTTCAAGATACCACGTGGAAGACTAAGATGCGCGCACAGGTAGACTTGAGACACATATCTTCACGTTGTCGTGGAGGACTCGAGGAGGCTATCATGTGCACCTACAGCAAAAATCCTTCTACCGGCCATTGGTGTCCAAAGAAAAGCAAGTGAATCGAGGCCAAACTGGCAATCACAGATCGTCTGGACTCAGTCGAATCCAGTTGGTCCATACAGTATGGGTTGTTGGTGCCTGAGGCAACAACTAGCCCTCGACCTCGAGGGCAGCAGGTCACGGGGCCAACGCCCGCCCAACAAGAGTGGAACGGGTGAATACATCAGAAGATGGAATTGGCCAATAGAGTCTTCTTAAAGTGACCACTTCATTTCAATACTGCTGGAATTACCATCTCCAAACCGACCCTTACCAGAAGCGGCCAAGATCAATACGACTCGAGAAGGGCCACCCCATCATTGCCTTCCCTCCGTCGCGCCGTGCGCCTTTCTCCCCTGAGTTATTATCGTTCTTTCTCTTTATCTCGCTATCGCGATATTATATTTTACACCCATCTATACTTCCTGCCACCAAGTCGGCTGCGGCGCACTACTTCGTCCTTTGCGCATTCACGTGGCTTTTCGGTGGACTGCTCTCCACCCCGGTTGAAGCCTTCTCTCGTGAGACGCGCTTGCTACGTGGCCGCCGCCGCGGGCGCATCGCCTAAGCTTTGTTCGCATCGAGTTCTCTCCCCGCTCTCAATCTGCGCACGCTGTACACATCTTTCACCATGTCGCGCCATTTGCCCAAGAAACACAATCCGCTCATTCTCCCGGATGCGGCACCGTCATGTAAGCTTGCTTGCAGCGCGCATGGTCGCGCGCTTGCGCATCCCCTCAAATCTTCCATTCCAGGATAGGCACCCGAGATACCAGGGCCTCCATCAACGGAGCGGTCGCTAATCGATTGCCTGTGTTGCGCTTCATGAACAGATGAGGACCTGCTCGCGCGCCGCCGTCTCGGTAAGACCAATCTTGCCGTCAAGGCCGCCCAGATTGGTACCTCCAATGCGACCAAGCCTGAAAATCTGGGGCTGTTCGAGTATGCCCATCTACGGGCACCTCTGCCCAGGGACTTGCAGGGCTCGGAGATCTTTCCTTCACACTCTCCCGCCCAGCACCCGGAGATCTACTTTTTGATGGTGAGTCCCGATGCATGTGCACCTGCAGGCCAGAATCTATGGCTGGCAATACTAATTCGTGGACTCGATGACAGCGGAGGAGCAAGGATGGCTTCGTCAGTGCCACAGGAATGTTCAGAATTGCTTTCCCATGggccaaggtcgaggaggagaagtCAGAGAGAGAATATTTGAAGTCACGCGAGCACACCAGCCACGAAGAGGTCGCTGGTAATGTATGGATCAGCCCAGAGTTTGGTAGGTCCATTGATACGTCATCAGCCGTCACTCTCATCGCTCTCCGCCACTAACGATGTCTTTTCAGCTCTGGAGCTGTCTCGAGAGTACAAAATGTACGACTGGGTCCGTGCCCTGCTCGACCCTACCGATATACTTCAGAGCCCTTCGAGcgcgaagaagcagatcacTCCCCCGCCCAGGTTCGACTTGCCCATGGATGAGCCGACTCTCACTCGCCGGAGCCGCCGGTCAGTCTCGCCCAGCAAGAAGCCTACTTCTCCGCGCAAGTCTCGAACGGCCCGCTCCGCCAAGGACGTTCTGAGCACTCCATCTACGGACGCTGCGAATAGCAGTCTGCAAGAGGCCCTGGAATTGACGGCCTCCATTGAGGCGGCTGCCAGCAGCAGTGTCCCTCCTGTGGTGCTGGAGGAGGTCGAGGTTACTGAGATTGCTGTGCAAGGCTCtccggagaagaagaggggccGCAAGCCCAAAAAGGTCTCATCAGAGGGTGGTGATCAAAAAGAGGAGGTCAAGACAAAggagcccgaggaggagggcaCAGTAGAGAAGGCTGAGAAGCCCAAGGCcgacaagaaggagaagaagaaggtggagaagaagaaggacacCGCGGAAGAGCCTGTGAGCGACGCTATCGCTCCTGCTCCAGCTACCGATGATGCGCACACAAACACATTTACTCTGGACATGCCAATTTCTCTCCCGGAGGTGCCCTCAGCTGCTGAAACGCAGGAAATGATTGCCAAGGCCAAAGAGATGGTCGAGGATGCCATTAAAAGCCAAGCAGGTGGCTCGGTCGAAGTGCCTCCGTCGGTGACCGTGacgaagaagcgcaagactgtcgaagaagatgaggacgaggagacgGCAGCCGAGGCCTCACAGCGGGCGAAGAAAGCTAAGGTATTGGAGGAAAAACTGAAGCGCGAGCGTGTGCGCAACCGTGCTCTCTTTGGAGTTTCAGCAGCTTTTGCTCTTGCGTACGTGTTGGTCCCCATGGCTACGTAATCTCCAGAACTCGTGGACTGACAAAGCTTCTAGCGCCTCCAttccctacttcttctagGGCGAGATGATCTATATAGCTTTGGCCCAGCCGAATTGAGAGGTCCGACCTTCTGTTTCTGATTATCCCCTTTCCCCTGGATTCCTGCGgagtctttccccccccccccttttctttgcCCATTGTCTTATGATGAATTGTCGAGGGCCTCTCATTTCTGCGATGCGGACACCTTTCAGCTTGTTCCCATGGGTTTGTCTACTGCTTCTGCGCTTCTGCACGTCTTGCGTCTCACTACGCCTTTCCTCTCAGTCGGCTTTTGTTTGGACTGACTCTACCTTCCATTCCCCTTGTCGTTATGATAAATATATTTCTTCTAGTCAAGATCGTCCAGTCTATACGTGCCCAGAGCCTTGTTGAGTTCCATTCCTTGGATACATCCATTTTCTCGTCCTCTTTCTAGATTGCTGCCATTAAGAACAGCCCTAGCCGGTCATTTCTTGCCCCATGCGACGACCTACATTCCATGAACATCAAGTGGCCACTTGCTTGATTGTCGAGTTCCATCCGTTCGATTTTCCCAGATCTGCTTTTCTTAAGCCTTCGGGGCTCCTGATAAAGGCGGTGGTAAAGAAACTTTCCACGGCTAAAATAGACTCGAATATTTCCCATAGAATCCTCACATATCTGGCCTGCTCATAAATTCAGGCATTGGAAGCCGACCCGCATCGGGCATCACAACCATTGAAGCATACACGAGTTGAGGTTCCAGTGAGCCACGGCGGTCTGAAGGCGGTGAACTGGCGCGGACGTCAAAACACCGCGGAATCATGTGCTCAAGTAGCTCCATGACCTCCGCGCAGATCTCCGCAAGCTCGTCACGGAACCTATTGAGTGACTTGACTTGCCATTGATCTTGTTTCGCATTTTGATTTCACTTTTTCCCCACCAAACACATCTCTGTGAGAAGATGTCTCTCCCCGGCTTGGAGCTGACACAGCCCTCGGAGGAGAGGCACTTGGCTGCTGCCCCGCCGTCGCAGATCACCTTGAAGCCAGAGTCTGAGTGGCGCTTTGAAGTCGCATTTGGGCATATTATTAGGGTCAAGGTGAGTCTGGCTTCTGAGAGAATATAGTGGCTTGATTTgaggcaagaaaaagggcGTGAGATTCAGAGATTGCTAAATTACTGACTTTGGCGCAACGTTGTAGCTTCTCACCGGTACCGCTGAGCTTTTCGGCACGGAGCTTGCCGAATCCCAAACATACACATTTACTGGCACCAAAGCAGCGATATACACGTGGCATGGATGCAGTTTAGAAATAAGTGCAGTTGACACTGGAAGCAATGCCACCTCGGATGGAGTGAATGCAGTTGCTGGACTTGGCGCCGGGGGCTGCCAAAGCGAATACACAGCGGAAGAGACTCCCATGATGGAATATGCAAACCTTCACTTTGCCTTGGAAACAATGCGACAAGAGGCTCAAGGGTCAGGTAAAGATGGACCTCGCGTACTTCTGCTGGGACCAGAAGATGCGGGTAAGACCAGCCTTGCAAAAATTTTGACCGCCTACTCGACGAAAAGTGGTCGACAGCCTCTAGTTGTCAATCTGGACCCAACCGAGGGGATGCTGAGCGTGCCTGGTACTCTGACTGCCACGGCTTTCCGAACAATGCTGGACATTGAGGATGGCTGGGGAAGCAGTCCAATGTCTGGGCCGAGTCCGGTCCCCGTCAAGCTCCCTCTGGTCTATTGTTACCCATCTGCAAACCCTCTCGATGCTGAAGGGTCGGTTTTCAAGCCAATTGTATCGCGTCTGGCATTGTCAGTCATGGGTCGCCTGgctgaagacgaagaggTGCGGGAGACGGGAATTATTGTTGACACGCCTGGCATTCTCTGCTCTGGCAAACCAGGCAGTCTCGAACTAATTAACCACATTGTGACCGAGTTCGCTATTACGACTATCGTGATCCTTGGCTCGGAGCGCTTGTACAGCACTATGGTCAAGCAATATGACCAAAAGCCCAGCGCCAGCGCTTCGGCTACGATCTTCGACGAACGAATCTCCGTCTTGAAATTATCCAAATCAGGAGGCTGTGTGGACCGCGACGAGTTGTTTCGTAAAGCTACACGCGAATCTCAAATTCGATCATATTTCTTCGGTACCACAATTCC
This genomic interval carries:
- a CDS encoding Rho GDP-dissociation inhibitor, giving the protein MADHHDDDLAAQKTEGFKVGEKKTLQEYQELDKEDEAMNRWKASLGLNSGEPIGQPNDPKCVIKSLALVTAGREDVVVDLSSPGAVNSLKNKPFTIKEGAKFHIKVVFQVNHEVLSGLKYIQVVKRKGIRVSKDQEMLGSYAPNTTHKPSYTKEFNEEEAPSGMLARGHYNAVSTFVDDDDTTHLLFEWSFDIAKDW
- a CDS encoding mRNA cleavage and polyadenylation factor clp1, which gives rise to MSLPGLELTQPSEERHLAAAPPSQITLKPESEWRFEVAFGHIIRVKLLTGTAELFGTELAESQTYTFTGTKAAIYTWHGCSLEISAVDTGSNATSDGVNAVAGLGAGGCQSEYTAEETPMMEYANLHFALETMRQEAQGSGKDGPRVLLLGPEDAGKTSLAKILTAYSTKSGRQPLVVNLDPTEGMLSVPGTLTATAFRTMLDIEDGWGSSPMSGPSPVPVKLPLVYCYPSANPLDAEGSVFKPIVSRLALSVMGRLAEDEEVRETGIIVDTPGILCSGKPGSLELINHIVTEFAITTIVILGSERLYSTMVKQYDQKPSASASATIFDERISVLKLSKSGGCVDRDELFRKATRESQIRSYFFGTTIPSAGATALSLSSISSSAVTLSPHAQVMDFASLSLFNYTIVSNEDDDEDEYDPSSFGMGGSFLPSGADDSAPHNSNSDRAAPLPGVVGSFNDGQRSSGSETASNVPLKKILPPAPSALANTLIAITHASTTSTPAQVRDASVMGFLYVADVDADKGKIRVLAPVGGRLPPRAMIWARRWPTEVVGLVG